The Ardenticatenales bacterium sequence CCCTGTTTGCGCCCCAGTTTGCGTGCCAGCGCGCCGTCGAGGGCGTCCAGCGGGGCGATGAAGAAGATGGCGACGCCGGCCCACAGTAGCTCACCGTTGGCAATGAGCCAGGCAAAGAGAAAGTGGCTTAACATGCCGGCAATCGTCAACGCATCCGGCGACAATTTGAAACGCGCCAGGAAGGTAACAATCGGGTCAATAAACCATGTCGTATTGGCCCGCAGCAAATCCGTTAAGGTTGGTTTGTCGGTCATAGAAGCCTTGGTTGAAGATGACGAACGCATATGCCTCCAGAATTCTTTCTCACGATTAGTCTAGACGGAAGCCCCACCAGGGAACCTCCATTTCGGCAGCATCCATGCCGCCGTGCCGCCCGATAAATTTGCGTTCTCGCTCAATGTGCAGCGCGGAAATGAGGGCACGGCCACCGCGCATGATGGCGACCACATCGCCCAGGCGCGTGCTGACGTCGGGCGCGAACGGCGGCGGTCCGAACAATCCTTGTTGCAAAGCGGCCTGTGCCGGCATTGCCCACATCTCCTCCCCCAATTGTTCCTGAATGTAAGCCAGCACGTCCGCCTGCCGGCCCTGGCGCGCATAAAGATAGGCCGCGCGCGCCTCGCCCGCCGGGTGCATCAACAACATCTGCTGTAGCGTCGGATGGTCCCCCAGGTGAACACCCTCGGCGAACGGTGTCGGGCGTTGGCCGTGGTCGGCAACGATGCAAAGGATCGTGCCCTGGCGTGCGCGCGCGGAAAGCGGCTGCCACAGTTCGCGCTCCAGTTGGGCGAATACGGCGCGAATTTCTGCGTCCACGGTGTCGTGGAAAGGAGAATGGTAGTGGCTGAGGGTATCTACGGTGGGCCAGTAGCCGCTGATGAAGAGGGGCTGCCCCGCTTTCGCTTCGAGTAGTTGGCGTATTTGCACCATCATGTCGGCGAAGGAATGGATGCCATGATTGCCGGCAACGCCGCGACCGTGCATACGACTGAGGGCGGAATCGACGATGCCGGCTCCTTTGAAGGCGTGGGTGGGAATGCCGGCACGCGCCAGTTGTTCCGCGAAGCCGGGCAGCGCCAGAAATTGCTCCAGTTTCAACCCGGCGCGCACCAACGTGTCCGGCATCTGGCGAAACATGGGCGAAAGCGCCAACATCTGGCCGATGGCGCCATACTCCGGGAACAGCATTGTCAGCCCCACCAGCCCATGCTGCGCCGGCGCGCCGCCCGTCCACAAAGAGCTGAGCGCGGCCACTGTCGTTGACGGGAAAACGGACGTCAGTTGTCCTACCACGGCCGCCCGCTCCAGCCAGGGGCGCAAATAGGTGTGATTGCGCCGCGCCAGATTGCCGCCAAAGCCGTCCAGCACCAGCAACACCACCCGCCGCGCATCGCCCGTCAGCGTCTCCCAAAGGGGTTGGCGCAGCGGGGGCAATCCTGTAAACGGCACATCCAGCAACGCGGCGACCGTAGCGGGGATGTTGGCGATGGATCCCCCGGTGTAATCGGGCCAGACGAAGTTATCCGGCAGCGTCAAGTCAGTCAATTCATCTCTCCATCAGTGTGCGTCACGGCCAAAACCTTCGCCTTTCCCCTCTGGGCAAGCTATAATCCGGGTGTCTTCGCCGCGCCACCAAAAGATTCGTCGGGGGTTTGATCCGGCTAAAGCCTCGACTCCGGTCACGCTATGTGGGTTTCGCCAGTCTCCAGTATGTTTTTCTGATGTAACTACTAACGCTCTCTGGAGATTGGACCAATCTGGCTTAGCAGTTACTTTCTGATTGCGTTTGCGGGGCTGACGCGGTCCGCGGTGCCGACGTCCATACTACGTTCACAAGGAAGAGGATAAACCATGTCGTCATCATCAGCATCGCCGCTGCAAACGCTGCGCGCCCGTCTGGCAATAAAAGCCGACGAGACGTTCGCGCACAAATACCTGGTTCCAGGCCGTTGGCTTTCCACACAGAATGCGCCCGCGGCAGTAGCCATCAATCCATACCAGGTCTGGTTGAACACCATTGATTGGATTCTCAAGCAGCCGGTGACGGAATGGGTCCAGTCCGCGGAAGCCACGCCGGGCAGTTGGAGTCGTCACGCGGTAGTGTACAACCTTTTTGTACGTAGTGCCACGGCTTTCGATCATGATGGGGATGGGGTGTTGGGGCGACCGAATAATGCCGGCATGAACGAAGTCGGTACGTTCGTCAAGAGCCTTATGTTGCTGCGCTACATCAAGCAACTTGGCTGCAACACCATCCACCTGCTGCCCATCACCGCCGTCGGGCAAGACGGCAGCAAAGGCGACATGGGTTCCCCCTACGCCATCCGCAACCCCTACCGGCTGGACGAAAATCTGGCCGAACCCGGCCTGGACCTGGGCGTAGAAACGGAATTCGCCGCTTTCGTAGAAGCCGCGCACCACCTGGGGTTGCGCGTCGTCGTGGAGTTCGTTTTCCGCACCAGCAGCAAAGATGGCGACTGGGTGCAAGAACATCCCGACTGGTTCTACTGGATCGATGCGGACCTCCTCGACCGCGAACCGGGCGAACAAGACCCCAGCCGCTACGGAATGCCTATCTTCAGTGAAACGGAAATCACCGCCATCGAAACCGCCGTCAATCGCCAGCAGTTTGATCACCTGATGCCGCCCGACATCATGCACCGGCGCATGTTCCTGCCGCCGCCAGCGCCAGAACAGGTGCAAATGGAAGATGGACGCTGGATCGCCCATTACGCCAACGGGCGCCGGGGGCGCATCCCCGGCGCATTCGCCGATTGGCCCGTAGACGACCCGCAGCCGCCCTGGGGCGACGTAACCTTTCTGCGGCTCTACGACCATCCCCATTACAACTACATCGCCTACAACACGATCCGCATGTATAGCAGCGAACTGGCGCAGCCGGAAAACGTGGTGAAACCGCTGTGGGAGCGGATCGTGAACATTATTCCGCATTATCAGCGACAATTCGGCATTGATGGCGCCATGATCGACATGGGGCACGCGCTGCCGCCAACGTTGAAACAGGCTATTGTCACCGCCGCACGAGATAATGACCCCGCCTTTGCCTTTTGGGATGAGAACTTTCAGGCCACGGAGCAAGGCGTGGCGGAAGGGTACAATGCCGTTATCGGCTCTCTGCCGTTTGTGCTGGCCTATCCGCCGGAGTTGGAGGCGTTTCTGGTTCATCTGGCGCGCACGGGCAATCCGCTGCCCATTTTTGGCACGACGGAGAGCCATAATACGCCGCGGGCGATCAGTAAGCCAGGCGGCGAGCGATTTGTGAAGTATGGGATGGCGGTTGCGGCGATTTTGCCGGCACTTCCCTTCCTCCACTGCGGCGTTGAATTTGGCGAAACCCGCCCCGTCAACACCGGCCTGCGCTTCACCCCGGAGGAAATGGCTCAGTACCCCAGCCACACCCTCCCCCTCTTCAGCGCCATCGCCTACGACTGGACCAACGACACCACCCAACTCCTTGCCTGGTGGCAACAGGCACTGGCCCTGCGGCAAAAGCACGCCCCCCTCCTCAGCGACATTCGCAAGGATACCTTCATCTACACTTACAGCGACAACCCCGCCATCTGGGGCATTATTCGCCACAACGACGACTGGTCCATCAAAATCGCCTTGCTCGTCAACAGCGACATGGACAAACCCCAAGGCGTGACCGTCGGCCTGCCTACGGGGCGGGAAAAGCTAATGGACCATTTCACGGACACCTTCTACGACGTGAGCGGCAACGAGATCAGCCTCACGCTGGCTCCGGGACAGGTGGTCTGGTTGGAATTGTAAAGAGCGTGGCCGTCGCCGGGGAATGCAGCCGATCCCGGATTTCTGTTTTATCCGCGTCTTTCCGCGTTCATCCGTTTCCTTTGTAACTGCTAAAGCGACTCATCATTCCAATCATCTGGCATCAAAACAACTTCCGAGAAGGTGGTCGTGAATAGTCGCACGCCTTCTACGGATTATTTTCGGAGGAGTAAGGCCATGCGCTACGAAATCAGTGGTACAACCATGCAGATTCTGGATGTCTATTTGGAGAAGGGGGAATCGCTCTTCACTGAGGCGGGGGGCATGGCCTGGATGGTCGGCGATGTGCAAATGGACACATCCACGCGCGGCGGGCTGCTCAAAGGGTTGGCGCGCTCGCTGGCCGGCGAGTCCCTCTTCCTCACCACCTACACCTGCGCCAGCCCACAGGCGATGATCGCCTTCACGCCGGAAGCGCCCGGCAGCATCGTCCCGCTCGACCTGCAAACCGGGCAGAGCTTCATTTGCCAAAAAGACGCCTTCATGGTGGCGGAGTCGTCCGTCTCGTTGGAGGTCATCTTCCGCCGCCGCCTGGGCGCGGGGTTATTTGGCGGCGAGGGTTTCATCTTGCAGAAGATCACCGGTCCGGGCACGGCCTGGGTAGAAATCGCCGGGGAGGTGCGTTCCTACTCGTTGAACGCGGGGCAAACAATGAAGGTAGACCCCGGCCACATCGCCATGTACGAGCCAACGGTGGATTATGATATTGAGCGCGTCAAGGGAGTGAAGAATATGCTCTTTGGTGGGGAGGGGCTGTTCCTGGCAACGTTGAAGGGGCCGGGGCGAGTCTGGCTGCAAAGCCTGCCCCTGGTTAATCTGGCTTCGAAGCTGTCGCAGTATATGCCGGCACGTTCCAGCGAATAACACGATTTGTCGGACACGAAAAAGGCCGCGCTCGTTAGCGCGGCCTTTTTTGTCACAGTGCCGGAAACGCTCCCCCCATCCACTTACTAACCGTCCGAAAATAACTTCACGTTTTCATCGGACGGTTACTGACAAGCTGTTCGCACAATTCCACTAGCTTAATTGCGAACAGCCACTTAGGAACGGAAGTTGTATCCTTGCTGTTCCTTCAAACTGACGATGCAATTCCGTACTTCATTTCATCGTCAGCCCTTACGGAGGTGGAGCGTGTCTTTTTCTAGGGGAATTGGTAACGACTGACGCTCTCTGGAGATTGGACCAATTTCACGCGCTCAATAGACATTTTCACTGGAGAAAATTGGTCCAATCTGGATTGTTCACAATCAGGCCAGAACGTCGCGCATACCGCTCATTTTGCCGGCAACGCTATCATCCACAACCTGATCACCGACACGCACAATCAGGCCACCCAAGATAGACGGGTCAACCTTAAACACAACTTGTTGCGCGTTGATGGCCGATTGCGCCGCCGCTTTCTCGCCATCCGTCAGTGGCAGGGCGCTGGTGACTTCCGCCCGCGCACCCGACATGCGAGACACACTTGCCGGCAGCGCCGCGAAGAAATCGCCAATGAGTTTGTGCTGTCGCTGTTCGTCCAGCGTCGCGCCGACAACCTTATTGGCCGCCGCCATGGCAATACCCACAACCTGGCCGCGCAGGTCGGAGAGAATGCGATTGCGCTCTGCTTCCGCATCATCACGCGCCGACGCCACGATCTTCTTTGCTTCTTCATTAGCCTTCGACACAATACCACTCGCCGAGGCTTCCGCCTGGGTTGCCGCTTCGGTCCGAATCTTGGCAGCTTCCGTGCGCGCCGCGTCCAGAATCTTCTTCGCTTCCACGTCCGCGTTGTCGCGGGCAATGGCCGCCTGCCGCGCATCTTCCAAACCTTTGGCAATACGCGCCTTGCGTTCTTCCAACAAGTTCAGGACAGGCTCATAAGCCCAACCCTTCATGAGCAGAATCAAGATCGTAATCCCCAGTATTTGGATGATCAAATACCCTAAGTTAATCCCTAATGCTTCCATATCGCGTTTTCCTTAATGGTGCAGATGTCGTCATTTAGCAATCAGCTACAGGCATCGCCACCGCGCAGTCAGCGCGGGGGCAAAACCAGCCCGCGCCGTCACTAAGCCACGAACAGCAGAATTAGCGCGACCACCAGGGCATAAATAGCCACGGCTTCAGCGAACGCAATGCCCAAAATCATGTTTGCCTGAATCGTACCACTGGCATCTGGATTGCGCGCAATACCCTGTACCGCGCCACCAACGACGATACCCACGCCCGCGCCAGCACCAATAGCACCCGTCATGGCCAGACCGGCACCCAGGAATTTCAGACCCACAGCAAGAGCTTCAGCGGCTTCTAATGACATAATTGGTATTCCTCCAAAATGAGATGTTTGATGTTTCGAGTTGAATCAACCGGTAATCCGGTGCAGTTGACGACGATGACCTAGTGCCCTTCGGCATGGTCGTGGCTTTGTGTTGCCTGCGTCATGAAAGTGAGCGTGAGCATGGCAAACACGGCGGCCTGGATGAGGCCGACGAAAAGTTCCAGGCCAAAGAAGGCCACGTTAGCAACGGGAAGCAGGAACGCCATCACGAAAAGGAGTACCTGCCCCGCAAAGATGTTTCCCAGAAGACGGAAGGAGAACGAGAGGATTTTGGCGATTTCGGCGATGAGTTCCAAGATGCCGACGAACAGGTCCATGGCCCCCAATGGATTGCGGGCGATTTTGTCCGCGTCAAACTGGAAGAATTTCTTCAGATACCCCGGTCCTTGCGCCTTAAATCCATAATACTGCGTCAGCACGACGGACATCAAGGCCAGTGCCAGCGTGAAGTTCAGGTCCGTTGCCGCGGCACGCAAGAAAGAGACAAGCGCGTAGTCCGCGCCTTCGGGTTTATCGCCATTCTCATCCGTCGGAGCGCGCAGCAAGAAGAAGCCACTGCGTAGGTCGCCTGTGTTGGCTTCCATGGCATCTTCGTAAATGTGATGCAACTCGTCTTTGCTCAAATGCTCGCCAGCTGCCTCAGCAGCGGCTTCCGCTTTGTGTTCGGCGATTTCGCCGGTGGTTTCAAACTTGCCAAAGCTGTCCACCAACGGAACCAGTTCCATCCAGTTGGCAACGAGAATGAGCAGAACGAATGTCATGAAGAAGGGGAAGAAGTTTTTGGCCCATTTGCCGGCGGAACTCTCCACAAAACTGTAGATCATCTCCGTGAGGGTCTCAAAAAGGTTATAGAAACCCGAAGGCACTTCGTCCGCCGTGCGCGAACGGGCACGCAGGCTGAAGGTGATAGCCAACAGAATGACCCAGGTCAGGGCGGTGGCGATGAACGTGTTGGTGATACCGCCGCCAAACCACTGCTTCATGAACGGGCTGCTGGAACGGAAGACGAGTTCACCAGGCAATTGGATGACGGGCAGTGGTGGTTTTACGAGAATGGATCCAAAAACTATCATGCCTATGAGGCAAAGGTAAACCCAGTAGCGTTTTTTCATGTGCTGGTTTTTTCCTCCTTATGCTCGGCTTTGCTTGACTTTTGCGCCCGCGCGGCAGCAGACAGGCTGACCCGCACGGTGAGGTAGAGCGTTACGGGCACGCTGCCCACGAGAGCGACAATTGTAAAAATTGGCCTGGTATCCAAGACACGGTCAAGGAGAGTTCCCGCCCCAAAAGCCAAGGCAATGATGATGATGGTAAGGCAGCCTATCTGGCCGACAATGCCGGCCAACATAGCTGTCTCATTGATTTGCTTGTTGTCAAAAGACACGATGGCTTAACCTACAAGTGTGCGCGAGGCGCACCGCCTCGCATTATAACACATACAGGAGATTGTTCAATGACAGTTATGCCTTCCAACCATACTATTTGTGCCGCCGAAGAGGTTTCGTCTCCATCGAAGGCGGCACAATGAAGGCAGTATGCCAGGATTGACGGCAGCAGAGCCAGTGAGCTAGCCGCCGAAGAAGAAGATGCCGGCATTTCGCGTCAACTCAAAAGTCGGTCCGGCAAACACACCCAGATACAAAACACCAAAAATCGTCAAAGCCAGCGCCACCTGATAGGCGCGCGGCACGGGGATCGGCACATCCTCCTCATCGGAACGATAGAGGTACATGTACTTGGCTACGGACAGGTAGTAGTAAAGCGCCACGAACGCATTCAGGATAGCCGCCAATGCCAGGCCCCACAAACCCCCTTCAATGGCCGCTTTGAACAAGAAAAACTTGGCAAAGAAACCCGCCGTCGGAGGTATTCCCCCCAGCGATAGCAAAGCCAGCAGCATCGCCAGCGCCAGGAACGGCGAACGGCGGCTGAGTCCATTGAAATCCTCCAACTGCTCCGAACCCGTCGCATTTGCCGCCAGAATAATCACGGCGAAAGCGGCAGTATTCGTCAAAATGTACATCAATAAGTAGAACATGGCCGCGCCCGCCCCATCAGGCGTCATCGTGACGAAACCGATCATCACATAGCCTGCCTGGGCAATGCTGGAATACGCCAGCATCCGCTTAATGTTCTTCTGATAAATCGCCAGAAAGTTACCCAGCGTCATGGTGACAATGCACATTGCCACGAGCATTGACCACCACGGGGTAGTCAAACGTGGTATGCCCAACGTCCCCAGCAAGAAAACGCGCATAATCACGGCAAAGCCGGCAGCTTTGGAGGCGGTCGAAAGGTAAGCCGTCACCGCCGTTGGCGCGCCCTCATACACATCGGGCGCCCAAAAGTGGAAGGGAACAATGGAGATTTTGAATCCCAAACCCACCAGCACCAAAACCGCCGCCAACAGTGTCACCCCATTATAGCCGCTATTGGCAATGCCCGCGGCGATTGCCTGCATATTCGTCTGCCCCGTGAGGCCGTACAGCAGGCTCATGCCGTACAACATCACGGCGGAAGCAAATGCGCCGTAGACGAAGTATTTCATACCCGCTTCCGCGGATAATTTGTCCTTCGTCGCGTAGCCGCCCAAAACATAAAGGGAAATGCTGGCCGTTTCCAGCGCCACGTACAGGGCAATCAGGTCGCCGGCGGCGGCCATCAGATTGAAGCCAATCGTGGAAGTCACCAGAAGCGCGTAGAACTCGCCGCTTTGCAACGCCTTGATGTCCATCGCTATCAGGCTAACCACGCCTCCGGCGATCAGGAACATGATGCGAAAAATGAAGGTGATGGCATCATGACGGAACATGCCACCCCAGAGGGCAATCTGGCTGCTCCCCGGTTCGCGGAAAAGGTAGAAGACGGTCAGGTCTACCGCCAGGGTAATGAAGAAGCCCCAGGCAGCCAGCAGCCCGACGCGACGGCGCTCGGACGGTTTGAGCAAGCGGTCGTAGGCCAGAATTGCCACCAGGAGAATCAAGAGGCAAATCTCAGGCACAAGGGCGAATGCGCTGGAAATGGTGATTTGGCTCATCAAGCACCTCCGAGCCACTGAATGAGATGATAGGCGGCGGATTGGACGGCGTGCAGGGCATTTGACGCCTGCTGCGCCTCCTGCAAGCGGGAGACGACGGGTTCCATGCCAGACTGGATAATGGGAGCAATGACGGACGGGAACACGCCGATAGCGATCAGGCAAACGACAAACATCACCAGGGTGAACTTGTCAATGGCCAGCAGATTGCGCATGTCGTGCCATTTATGCGCATCGTACTCGCCAAAGAAGACGCTGCCGATGGCCCGGATAATGTAGGCCGCGGTGATGACGATGCCGGTCGAAGAGACAATGGCAATGATCGGGTAGTAGGTGGACGGATTGAGACCAAAGATGGAGCCGGGAAGATCGAGGCTGCCGCCGCGCCAGACGCCGAGGAAGATGGGGAATTCGGCGACGAAGCCGGAGAGGCCAGGCATACCCATGGATACAAGACCACCGACAACGAAGGCCACCATGGCCCAGGGCAGGGCTTTCATCATGCCCCGCAGGGTATCCATATCGCGGGTGTGGGCGCGGTCGTAGATCATGCCGACGACGGAGAAGAAGAGGGCCGTCATGATGCCGTGGCTGACCATTTGAATGCCGGCACCCACGTATCCCTCCGTGTTCATGGTGGCAAACCCCATCACCACCAACCCCATGTGACTGACGCTAGAGTAGCCAATCAGATACTTCATGTCTCGTTGTCGCATGGCAATGAGTGATCCATAGACGACGTTGATGAGCGTGAGCAAGATGATCAAGGGCAGCCAGTAAACGGCCCCATCCGGCATCATCTGAATAGCGACGCGCATGGCGGCGTACGCACCCAGTTTCATGAGGACGCCCGCGTGAATCATGGAAACGGCGGTGGGCGCGGCTACGTGACCATCCGGGGACCAGTTGTGGAACGGCCACATGCCGGCAAGAACACCAAATCCGACGAACACCGGCAGGAACCAGCGTATCTGATCAGAAACCAGGAAATTCGCCTCAGACCACATGCGCAGGTCAAACGTCAGCGGCAAACCGGCGTCCGGCAACTTGAAATACATGATCAGGTAGCCGATCAAGGCAAAGAAACTGCCGATGAGGAGATAGAGCGTCAGCTTCATGGCCGCGTACTCGCGCGTCTGCTTCCAGCCCCAGATGAGGATAAGGATGTACATGGGGAGTACGGCCAGTTCGTAGAAGAAGAAGAGAAGGAAGGCATCGACGGCCACAAAAACGCCCTGTACACCGGCCACCAGGAGCATGAAAAAGGCAAAGAATTCACGCGGGCGGTCCGGGATGCTCCAGGAGATGAGGACACCGCCGAGGCCAACGATGGACGTGAGCAGGACCAGGGTCGCGCTCAACCCATCCACGCCGACGATATAGTTCAGGCCAATGGTGGGAACCCAGGCATATTCTTCCACGAAGGCAAGGGTGTCTTTCCAGGGCGTGCCCGCTGCCGGCAAATTCGTCAAATACGAAATGTACACATACGCCGACAATACCAGGCCCAGGATCATGGCCGCCAGACCTAACATGCGCGCATTCTCGCCGCGCTCCTTCGGCAGCATCAAAATGATGACCGCGAAGGCGATAGGCGATAACGTGATGAGGGAGAGAAACGGGAATTCCATATTTGCTATTCCAGACTGAGTAACCGCCCAAAACAACTTCCCAGTTTCTGGGATCGGTTACTGACAAGCTGTCCGACCAATTCCGCTAAATTTTCCGCGGACAGCCACTTACTAGCTAAACAGCTTCGTTACCGTATCGTTGATGATCGCCAGCAACCATTGCGGCCACAAACCCAGGCTCAACATGAGCGCCATCAAGGGCCAGATCACCAGATGCTCACGCAGCGTCATCTCCGTCAGCCCCTTCCATGTCTGATTCAGCGGTCCGTGCAACGTTTGCCCGATTCCTTTCAGGATGTAGGCCCCCGTCATGAGCAGACCGAACATGGAAAGCGCCAACTGTACCTGAAAGGGACCCCAGGCCGCGCGCGTGATCATGAATTCACCGACAAAGCCATTCAACCCAGGCAGGCCCAATGAAGCCATGCTGGTAAAGATGAGAATGGCGCCGAAGAAGGGGAACACGGCCCACAGACCGCCATAATCGCGCAGATTTCGGGTGTGCGTGCGCTCATAAATGACGCCGACCAGGAAGAACATACCCGCCGCCGATAGGCCGTGGTTAAACATTTGCAGCACGGCTCCATTGGTCGCCATGATGGCGTCCCCAATCATGTCGGCATTCGTGGCCGCCTGCCCATAGACCCAGGCGTACACGGCAATGCCCAAGACCACGAAGCCCATGTGGTTGATGGAGGAATAGGCCA is a genomic window containing:
- the atpE gene encoding ATP synthase F0 subunit C, encoding MSLEAAEALAVGLKFLGAGLAMTGAIGAGAGVGIVVGGAVQGIARNPDASGTIQANMILGIAFAEAVAIYALVVALILLFVA
- the atpF gene encoding F0F1 ATP synthase subunit B gives rise to the protein MEALGINLGYLIIQILGITILILLMKGWAYEPVLNLLEERKARIAKGLEDARQAAIARDNADVEAKKILDAARTEAAKIRTEAATQAEASASGIVSKANEEAKKIVASARDDAEAERNRILSDLRGQVVGIAMAAANKVVGATLDEQRQHKLIGDFFAALPASVSRMSGARAEVTSALPLTDGEKAAAQSAINAQQVVFKVDPSILGGLIVRVGDQVVDDSVAGKMSGMRDVLA
- a CDS encoding AtpZ/AtpI family protein; protein product: MLAGIVGQIGCLTIIIIALAFGAGTLLDRVLDTRPIFTIVALVGSVPVTLYLTVRVSLSAAARAQKSSKAEHKEEKTST
- a CDS encoding TIGR00266 family protein, giving the protein MRYEISGTTMQILDVYLEKGESLFTEAGGMAWMVGDVQMDTSTRGGLLKGLARSLAGESLFLTTYTCASPQAMIAFTPEAPGSIVPLDLQTGQSFICQKDAFMVAESSVSLEVIFRRRLGAGLFGGEGFILQKITGPGTAWVEIAGEVRSYSLNAGQTMKVDPGHIAMYEPTVDYDIERVKGVKNMLFGGEGLFLATLKGPGRVWLQSLPLVNLASKLSQYMPARSSE
- a CDS encoding NADH-quinone oxidoreductase subunit M, which gives rise to MEFPFLSLITLSPIAFAVIILMLPKERGENARMLGLAAMILGLVLSAYVYISYLTNLPAAGTPWKDTLAFVEEYAWVPTIGLNYIVGVDGLSATLVLLTSIVGLGGVLISWSIPDRPREFFAFFMLLVAGVQGVFVAVDAFLLFFFYELAVLPMYILILIWGWKQTREYAAMKLTLYLLIGSFFALIGYLIMYFKLPDAGLPLTFDLRMWSEANFLVSDQIRWFLPVFVGFGVLAGMWPFHNWSPDGHVAAPTAVSMIHAGVLMKLGAYAAMRVAIQMMPDGAVYWLPLIILLTLINVVYGSLIAMRQRDMKYLIGYSSVSHMGLVVMGFATMNTEGYVGAGIQMVSHGIMTALFFSVVGMIYDRAHTRDMDTLRGMMKALPWAMVAFVVGGLVSMGMPGLSGFVAEFPIFLGVWRGGSLDLPGSIFGLNPSTYYPIIAIVSSTGIVITAAYIIRAIGSVFFGEYDAHKWHDMRNLLAIDKFTLVMFVVCLIAIGVFPSVIAPIIQSGMEPVVSRLQEAQQASNALHAVQSAAYHLIQWLGGA
- the atpB gene encoding F0F1 ATP synthase subunit A — translated: MKKRYWVYLCLIGMIVFGSILVKPPLPVIQLPGELVFRSSSPFMKQWFGGGITNTFIATALTWVILLAITFSLRARSRTADEVPSGFYNLFETLTEMIYSFVESSAGKWAKNFFPFFMTFVLLILVANWMELVPLVDSFGKFETTGEIAEHKAEAAAEAAGEHLSKDELHHIYEDAMEANTGDLRSGFFLLRAPTDENGDKPEGADYALVSFLRAAATDLNFTLALALMSVVLTQYYGFKAQGPGYLKKFFQFDADKIARNPLGAMDLFVGILELIAEIAKILSFSFRLLGNIFAGQVLLFVMAFLLPVANVAFFGLELFVGLIQAAVFAMLTLTFMTQATQSHDHAEGH
- a CDS encoding alpha-amylase gives rise to the protein MSSSSASPLQTLRARLAIKADETFAHKYLVPGRWLSTQNAPAAVAINPYQVWLNTIDWILKQPVTEWVQSAEATPGSWSRHAVVYNLFVRSATAFDHDGDGVLGRPNNAGMNEVGTFVKSLMLLRYIKQLGCNTIHLLPITAVGQDGSKGDMGSPYAIRNPYRLDENLAEPGLDLGVETEFAAFVEAAHHLGLRVVVEFVFRTSSKDGDWVQEHPDWFYWIDADLLDREPGEQDPSRYGMPIFSETEITAIETAVNRQQFDHLMPPDIMHRRMFLPPPAPEQVQMEDGRWIAHYANGRRGRIPGAFADWPVDDPQPPWGDVTFLRLYDHPHYNYIAYNTIRMYSSELAQPENVVKPLWERIVNIIPHYQRQFGIDGAMIDMGHALPPTLKQAIVTAARDNDPAFAFWDENFQATEQGVAEGYNAVIGSLPFVLAYPPELEAFLVHLARTGNPLPIFGTTESHNTPRAISKPGGERFVKYGMAVAAILPALPFLHCGVEFGETRPVNTGLRFTPEEMAQYPSHTLPLFSAIAYDWTNDTTQLLAWWQQALALRQKHAPLLSDIRKDTFIYTYSDNPAIWGIIRHNDDWSIKIALLVNSDMDKPQGVTVGLPTGREKLMDHFTDTFYDVSGNEISLTLAPGQVVWLEL
- a CDS encoding NADH-quinone oxidoreductase subunit N, which codes for MSQITISSAFALVPEICLLILLVAILAYDRLLKPSERRRVGLLAAWGFFITLAVDLTVFYLFREPGSSQIALWGGMFRHDAITFIFRIMFLIAGGVVSLIAMDIKALQSGEFYALLVTSTIGFNLMAAAGDLIALYVALETASISLYVLGGYATKDKLSAEAGMKYFVYGAFASAVMLYGMSLLYGLTGQTNMQAIAAGIANSGYNGVTLLAAVLVLVGLGFKISIVPFHFWAPDVYEGAPTAVTAYLSTASKAAGFAVIMRVFLLGTLGIPRLTTPWWSMLVAMCIVTMTLGNFLAIYQKNIKRMLAYSSIAQAGYVMIGFVTMTPDGAGAAMFYLLMYILTNTAAFAVIILAANATGSEQLEDFNGLSRRSPFLALAMLLALLSLGGIPPTAGFFAKFFLFKAAIEGGLWGLALAAILNAFVALYYYLSVAKYMYLYRSDEEDVPIPVPRAYQVALALTIFGVLYLGVFAGPTFELTRNAGIFFFGG
- a CDS encoding alkaline phosphatase family protein, translated to MTDLTLPDNFVWPDYTGGSIANIPATVAALLDVPFTGLPPLRQPLWETLTGDARRVVLLVLDGFGGNLARRNHTYLRPWLERAAVVGQLTSVFPSTTVAALSSLWTGGAPAQHGLVGLTMLFPEYGAIGQMLALSPMFRQMPDTLVRAGLKLEQFLALPGFAEQLARAGIPTHAFKGAGIVDSALSRMHGRGVAGNHGIHSFADMMVQIRQLLEAKAGQPLFISGYWPTVDTLSHYHSPFHDTVDAEIRAVFAQLERELWQPLSARARQGTILCIVADHGQRPTPFAEGVHLGDHPTLQQMLLMHPAGEARAAYLYARQGRQADVLAYIQEQLGEEMWAMPAQAALQQGLFGPPPFAPDVSTRLGDVVAIMRGGRALISALHIERERKFIGRHGGMDAAEMEVPWWGFRLD